In one window of Blattabacterium sp. (Cryptocercus punctulatus) str. Cpu DNA:
- a CDS encoding ATP-dependent Clp protease ATP-binding subunit: protein MNHYRFFFYSTYYLDENIENDISSSYYGGFGGIRTGSGYYNNNNNNRGTSSIKINTPILDNFGIDLNSIAINGKLDPVVGREKEIERVSQILSRRKKNNPLLIGEPGVGKSSIAEGLALRIVQKKISRVLYNKRVVVLDLAILVSGTKYRGQFEERMKTIINESEKDTNLILFIDEIHTMIGAGGTTGSLDASNIFKPALARGSIQCIGATTLNEYRQYIEKDGALERRFQKIIVPPSSEEETIEILKKIKEKYENHHNVIYTEESIKACVNLTVRYIVDRYLPDKAIDALDEAGSRVHIKNIKVPQEIIFLEKELENIRKKKLKVVKCQKYEEAAHLRDMEKRIEKQLIKAQQSWENLSKENKEIVSEENVEEVVSMMSGVPVNRIAQAEMKKLNKMTSILKEKIIGQDEAIEKIVKAVKRNRTGLKDPNCPIGSFIFFGKTGVGKTYLAKIFAKELFDSEESLVRIDMSEYMEKFSISRLIGAPPGYVGYEEGGQLTEIIRRKPYSVILLDEIEKAHHEVFNVLLQILDYGCITDSFGRKVNFKNSVIIFTSNTDTQKLREFGQEIGFYTKSKKSNDYKNILEKTLKRIFSTEFINRIDDIIIFNTLNQEDIYKITHIELEKISIHMSYLGYKLILFPEVKDFIQKKGFNQEYGVRSLKRIIEKFIKNPISECIISETLKKGDQITLQMNDKMNEINISIQKQ from the coding sequence ATGAATCATTATAGATTTTTTTTTTATTCTACTTATTATTTAGATGAAAATATTGAAAATGATATTTCCTCTTCTTATTATGGAGGATTTGGAGGAATTAGAACGGGATCTGGTTATTACAACAACAATAACAATAATAGAGGAACTTCTTCTATAAAAATAAATACTCCAATATTGGATAATTTTGGAATTGATCTAAATTCTATTGCTATTAATGGTAAATTAGATCCAGTAGTAGGAAGAGAAAAGGAAATTGAACGAGTATCTCAAATATTGAGCAGGAGAAAAAAAAATAATCCTCTACTTATAGGAGAACCCGGTGTAGGAAAATCTTCTATTGCCGAGGGCTTAGCTTTACGTATTGTACAAAAAAAAATTTCCAGAGTATTATATAATAAAAGAGTAGTTGTTTTAGACTTAGCAATTTTAGTTTCTGGAACTAAATATAGAGGTCAATTTGAAGAAAGAATGAAAACTATTATAAATGAGTCAGAAAAAGATACAAATTTAATTCTTTTTATAGATGAAATTCATACAATGATTGGAGCAGGAGGAACAACTGGTTCATTAGATGCTTCTAATATATTTAAACCAGCTTTAGCTAGAGGATCTATTCAATGTATTGGAGCAACTACATTAAATGAATATAGACAATATATAGAAAAAGATGGAGCATTAGAACGTAGATTTCAAAAAATTATAGTACCACCTTCTTCTGAAGAAGAAACTATTGAAATTTTAAAAAAAATAAAAGAAAAATATGAAAATCATCATAATGTAATTTATACAGAAGAATCTATAAAAGCTTGTGTAAATTTAACTGTACGATATATTGTAGATCGTTATTTACCAGATAAAGCTATTGATGCACTTGATGAAGCTGGATCTCGTGTCCATATTAAAAATATTAAAGTTCCCCAAGAAATAATTTTTTTGGAAAAGGAATTGGAAAATATTCGGAAAAAAAAATTGAAAGTAGTTAAGTGCCAAAAATATGAAGAAGCAGCGCATTTACGTGATATGGAAAAACGTATAGAAAAACAATTGATAAAAGCACAACAATCATGGGAAAATTTATCCAAAGAAAATAAAGAAATAGTTTCTGAAGAAAACGTAGAAGAAGTAGTTTCCATGATGAGTGGAGTTCCAGTAAATAGGATAGCTCAAGCGGAAATGAAAAAATTGAATAAAATGACAAGTATTCTAAAAGAAAAAATAATAGGACAAGATGAAGCTATAGAAAAAATAGTGAAAGCAGTTAAAAGAAATAGAACAGGATTAAAAGATCCTAATTGCCCTATAGGATCTTTTATTTTTTTTGGAAAAACAGGTGTTGGAAAAACTTATTTGGCAAAAATATTTGCAAAAGAACTTTTTGATTCAGAGGAATCATTAGTACGTATCGATATGAGTGAATATATGGAAAAATTTTCTATTTCTAGATTAATAGGAGCTCCTCCTGGTTATGTAGGATACGAAGAAGGAGGGCAGTTAACAGAAATTATTCGTCGTAAACCTTATTCTGTTATTTTATTAGATGAAATAGAAAAAGCTCATCATGAAGTATTTAATGTTTTATTACAAATACTTGATTATGGATGTATAACTGATAGTTTTGGAAGAAAAGTAAATTTTAAAAATTCTGTAATTATTTTTACCTCAAATACGGATACTCAAAAATTAAGAGAATTTGGTCAAGAAATAGGTTTTTATACTAAATCAAAAAAATCAAATGATTATAAAAATATTTTAGAAAAAACTTTGAAACGTATTTTTTCTACAGAATTTATAAATAGAATAGATGATATTATCATTTTTAATACTCTTAACCAAGAAGATATATATAAAATAACTCATATAGAATTAGAAAAAATAAGTATTCATATGTCTTATTTAGGATATAAATTAATTTTATTTCCAGAAGTAAAAGATTTTATTCAGAAAAAGGGATTTAACCAAGAATATGGAGTCCGTTCATTAAAAAGAATAATAGAAAAATTTATAAAAAATCCTATATCGGAATGTATTATTAGTGAAACCTTAAAAAAAGGAGATCAAATAACACTTCAAATG
- a CDS encoding AAA family ATPase, whose amino-acid sequence MDNKVFSYKTVLTRKYRPIKWNDLIGQNEVIIILKNAIKNSFLSQVLLFFGPKGVGKNTCAKILSNELNSFSEGGYLNVFEISGIFNHPIEFIFEKIRKIFVYPKKGKYKILIINDIHLFSQESLNLLLKSIEKLPSHVLLIFCCSENNEIIDSIILHSQVYNFKQISLKEIYFFLKKISEKECIQIEKEALFLISQYGNGSISKALSTFDRLTFYEKKKISKQLVMEKLGILDIDYYFNMIDYLLNEKISKILILLNQIFKNGVSVTIFISGLTNHFRNLLLSKNTDTIFLLKYKNKTIIQSYIKQSKKLSSSFLIKALMICHNMEKESILSKNSRLIIEIYLIQLVNGFYFYKWNFNRYTSELKNKKIQFLKENWKIFIQKISEKINPIYLNLLKNKIQFQIFESRIILIIPSKLENREFFLIQAYFIKYLRKKLNNPHLKFKTLTKKLNNFPKEQYNFLSKKNKYVDKLIEKLNLKFSSSIPKIPI is encoded by the coding sequence ATGGATAATAAGGTTTTTTCATATAAAACTGTATTAACTAGAAAATATAGGCCTATAAAATGGAATGATCTCATTGGTCAAAATGAAGTTATAATCATTTTAAAAAATGCCATAAAAAATAGTTTTTTATCTCAAGTTTTATTATTTTTTGGACCCAAAGGAGTTGGAAAAAATACCTGTGCGAAAATTTTATCCAATGAATTAAATTCTTTTTCAGAAGGAGGATACTTGAATGTTTTTGAAATTAGTGGAATTTTTAATCATCCAATAGAATTTATTTTTGAAAAAATAAGAAAAATTTTTGTATATCCAAAAAAAGGAAAGTATAAAATACTTATCATAAATGATATTCATTTATTTTCTCAAGAATCTTTGAACTTACTTTTAAAAAGTATTGAAAAACTTCCTTCACATGTATTATTAATTTTCTGTTGTTCAGAAAATAATGAAATTATTGATTCCATTATTTTACATAGTCAAGTTTATAACTTTAAACAAATTTCTTTAAAAGAAATTTATTTTTTTTTGAAAAAAATTTCGGAAAAAGAATGTATTCAAATAGAAAAGGAAGCTTTATTTCTCATTTCTCAATATGGAAATGGTTCAATTAGTAAAGCTCTTTCTACTTTTGATCGACTTACTTTTTATGAAAAAAAAAAAATTTCTAAACAATTAGTAATGGAAAAACTAGGTATTTTGGATATAGATTACTATTTTAATATGATTGATTATCTATTAAATGAAAAAATATCTAAAATATTAATATTATTAAATCAAATTTTCAAAAATGGAGTATCAGTCACCATTTTTATAAGTGGATTAACCAATCATTTTAGAAATTTATTATTATCTAAAAATACTGATACCATATTTCTTTTAAAATATAAAAATAAAACTATTATACAATCTTATATAAAACAATCAAAAAAATTATCTTCTTCTTTTTTAATTAAAGCTTTAATGATTTGTCATAATATGGAAAAGGAATCGATTTTGAGTAAAAATTCTAGATTAATAATAGAAATCTATTTAATACAATTAGTTAATGGTTTTTATTTTTATAAATGGAATTTCAATCGGTATACTTCTGAATTAAAAAATAAAAAAATTCAATTTTTAAAAGAAAATTGGAAAATTTTTATACAAAAAATTTCCGAAAAAATAAATCCAATTTATTTAAATTTATTAAAAAATAAAATACAATTCCAAATTTTTGAAAGTAGAATAATTTTAATAATTCCTTCAAAATTAGAAAATAGGGAGTTTTTTTTAATCCAAGCATATTTTATAAAATATTTACGGAAAAAATTAAATAACCCTCATTTAAAATTTAAAACTTTAACAAAAAAATTAAACAATTTTCCAAAAGAACAATATAATTTTCTATCTAAAAAAAATAAATATGTAGATAAATTGATAGAAAAATTAAATTTAAAATTTTCATCTTCTATACCAAAAATACCAATATAA
- the sucC gene encoding ADP-forming succinate--CoA ligase subunit beta translates to MNLHEFQGKEILNSFSVHVPYGIIATSPEEAVKAAKIVFKKTNKKSLVIKAQVHAGGRGKGGGIKIVRSLEEVYKKSKEILGNYLITPQTSKKGKLVHKVLISEDVYFSTHLPKEYYLSIMLNRDLEKNVIIYSKEGGMDIEYISKKYPDKIYIEEIDPSWGLHLFQTRKIGFNLGIQNLSSFLISLYNAYLSCDATLLEINPLIYTVDNKIIAVDTKIIIDDNALFRQKKYANLFDREEKNSMEIEAFEYKLNFLKLEGNVGCMVNGAGLAMATMDMIKSCGGDPANFLDIGGDADKKRVEKAFLLIWKDPSVQVILINIFGGIVRCDTVAEGIINSYHHIDHDIKIPVVVRLQGTNEIIAKKKLDTSKLPIYSTYTLKEASDKIKEILSD, encoded by the coding sequence ATGAATTTACATGAATTTCAAGGAAAAGAAATATTAAATTCTTTTTCAGTTCATGTCCCGTATGGGATTATTGCTACTTCTCCAGAAGAAGCTGTAAAAGCTGCAAAAATTGTTTTTAAAAAAACTAATAAAAAATCTTTAGTTATTAAAGCACAAGTACATGCAGGAGGACGTGGAAAAGGTGGAGGAATAAAAATTGTACGTTCTTTGGAAGAAGTGTATAAAAAATCCAAAGAAATTTTAGGAAATTATTTAATCACTCCACAAACTTCAAAAAAAGGTAAATTAGTTCATAAAGTTTTAATTTCTGAAGATGTTTATTTCTCTACTCATCTTCCTAAAGAATATTATTTATCAATAATGCTAAATCGTGATTTAGAAAAAAATGTAATTATTTATTCTAAAGAAGGAGGAATGGATATTGAATATATATCAAAAAAATATCCAGATAAAATATATATAGAAGAAATAGATCCATCATGGGGATTACATCTATTTCAAACTAGAAAAATTGGATTTAATTTAGGAATACAAAACTTAAGTTCTTTTTTAATTTCTCTTTACAATGCTTATTTATCTTGTGATGCTACATTGTTAGAAATAAATCCTTTAATTTATACTGTTGATAATAAAATTATAGCAGTAGACACAAAAATAATTATAGATGATAATGCCTTATTTCGTCAAAAAAAATATGCTAATTTATTTGATAGAGAAGAAAAGAATTCTATGGAAATAGAAGCGTTTGAATATAAATTGAATTTTCTAAAATTAGAAGGTAATGTAGGTTGTATGGTAAATGGAGCTGGATTAGCTATGGCTACGATGGATATGATAAAATCTTGTGGAGGGGATCCAGCTAATTTTCTAGATATAGGAGGAGATGCTGATAAAAAACGTGTAGAAAAAGCCTTTCTTCTTATATGGAAAGATCCATCGGTACAAGTTATATTAATAAATATTTTTGGAGGAATTGTTCGTTGTGATACTGTTGCAGAAGGAATTATTAATTCCTATCATCATATTGATCATGATATTAAAATACCCGTTGTAGTTCGTTTACAAGGAACAAATGAAATAATAGCTAAAAAAAAACTTGATACTAGTAAATTACCAATTTATTCTACTTATACTTTAAAAGAAGCTTCTGATAAAATTAAAGAAATTTTATCGGATTAG
- a CDS encoding ABC transporter ATP-binding protein, with the protein MVQSKNIYKLFGKREILKGVNLRVKTGNIVCILGESGSGKSTLLHILGTLENPTFKKNKKTVLKIDGENVLSITEKKLSIIRNEKIGFIFQTPQLFPEFTALENVFLPILIKIRNQKKCKKKAKKLLNKLNISQYENSKPEELSGGQKQRICIARALINDPKIIFADEPSGNLDIKNANKLHNFFFSLKEEFKQTFLIVTHNLKLADMADEKLKIENGIVIN; encoded by the coding sequence ATGGTTCAATCTAAAAATATTTATAAATTATTTGGAAAAAGAGAAATTTTGAAAGGAGTAAATCTTAGAGTTAAAACCGGAAATATAGTATGTATATTAGGTGAATCTGGATCTGGAAAAAGTACTTTATTACATATCCTGGGAACTTTAGAAAATCCTACTTTTAAAAAAAATAAAAAAACGGTTTTAAAAATAGATGGAGAAAACGTATTGTCTATTACGGAAAAAAAATTATCCATTATTAGAAATGAAAAAATTGGATTTATATTTCAAACCCCCCAACTTTTTCCTGAATTTACAGCATTAGAAAATGTTTTTTTGCCAATTTTGATAAAAATAAGGAATCAAAAAAAATGTAAAAAAAAAGCAAAAAAATTATTGAATAAATTGAATATTTCTCAATATGAGAACTCAAAACCTGAAGAATTATCTGGAGGTCAAAAACAAAGGATATGTATTGCAAGAGCATTAATTAATGATCCGAAAATAATTTTTGCGGATGAACCTTCAGGAAACTTGGATATAAAAAATGCTAATAAATTACACAATTTTTTTTTTTCTCTAAAAGAAGAATTTAAACAAACTTTTTTAATTGTAACACATAATCTAAAATTAGCAGATATGGCAGATGAAAAATTAAAAATAGAAAATGGAATAGTAATAAATTAA
- a CDS encoding alpha/beta hydrolase translates to MLLNKLSIKHIIKKPRILNKYPAPLFLMIHGYGSNENDLFSFQKDIPENFFIISIQGCYSFGSDKYSWYDIDFSNKDRFINIDQAKKTIEKISFFIDEAIKEYKLNQSQVWLCGFSQGAILSYGIAFKKPEKVKKVIALSGYLEKKLLPKNMNSSYIDLKFFISHGKYDTICPINLVKKGINFLKNKKILSLQYKEYDSGHSLNSYNYQDIINWIKKNQSF, encoded by the coding sequence ATGCTTTTAAATAAACTTTCTATTAAACATATTATCAAAAAACCAAGAATATTGAATAAATATCCAGCTCCTCTTTTTTTAATGATTCATGGATATGGAAGTAATGAAAATGATCTTTTTTCTTTTCAAAAAGATATTCCAGAAAATTTTTTTATAATTAGTATTCAAGGATGTTATTCTTTTGGTTCAGATAAATATTCATGGTATGATATCGATTTTTCTAATAAAGATCGATTTATTAATATTGACCAGGCTAAAAAAACTATTGAAAAAATATCTTTTTTTATAGATGAAGCTATTAAAGAATATAAATTAAATCAAAGTCAAGTATGGTTATGTGGATTTAGCCAAGGAGCTATTCTTAGTTATGGTATTGCTTTCAAAAAACCTGAAAAAGTAAAAAAAGTTATTGCTTTAAGTGGATATTTAGAAAAAAAACTTTTACCAAAAAATATGAATTCTTCTTATATAGATTTAAAATTTTTTATTTCTCATGGAAAATATGATACTATTTGTCCTATAAATTTAGTAAAAAAAGGAATTAATTTTCTTAAAAATAAAAAAATACTTTCTTTACAATATAAAGAATACGATTCTGGCCATTCTTTAAACAGTTATAATTATCAAGATATCATTAATTGGATAAAAAAAAATCAATCTTTTTAA